Genomic DNA from Pigmentiphaga litoralis:
ATGACCGCGCGATGCACGAACCCGGTCCGCCCCTGCCAATCGTCGTCGGGCAAGGCCTGCGATATCACCGGAACGTACGTCAGCACGCCTGCTGCCACCCAGGACTTCACCAACGCGTCGTGGTACAGATCGGCTGGCCGGCGTCCACCCCAGTACAGGGTCATGGGCCGCTTGACTCCTTGCTGCACGGCATGTTCGATCATGGCCTTGATCGGTGCGAAGCCCGTGCCGCTGCCCACGAAGATGATCGGCTTGTCGCTGCCTTCCCGCACGAAGAAGGTGCCCATCGGCCCCTCGAATCGCACCAGGTCGTTGGCCCTCATCTTGGTAAAGACGTGCGTGCTGAACGGACCGCCGTAATTGCGCAGGTGCAGTTCCAGCCAATCCGCATCATGCGGCGCGCTGGCCAATGACAGACTGCGCCGCACTGCAGGGTTCATGATGATGTCGATGTACTGCCCCGGCAAAAACCGCAGCGTCTGGTTGGCGGCCAGGTTGAGCCGGATGCGCATCACATCGGGGGCCAGCAGGTCCAGTTCCCGGACGCGCGCCACCATCTTGCGGACGGGAATCCCTTCGACCGCCGCAATGACCTGGCACTCGACCGTCACAGCCGACTTTGGCCGTGCCTGGCACAGCAGCGCAAAGCCCTGCTCACGATCGTGTTCGGGCAGGCCGGTCAGCGCCGGGCCCTGATCGATGTCACCAGCAACGATCTTTGCCTTGCAGGTACCGCAGACCCCATTGCGGCAGCTGTGAGGCAACGCCATGCCCGCGCGCAGGGCCGCGCCCAGAATGGTTTCGTTTTCGCGCACGTCGATGACGCGTCCGATCGGCTGGCAGGTGACAGCGTGCGTGGCCGAAGGGTCATGTGGCTGCAATGCATTCGCCTGGGATTCAACTACCTTGGTCATTGCAGACTCCTTCAATGCGCCAGTTGCGCGCCGAATGGCACGACCAGGGCGTCCGCCGCCATCACGCCGTGCTCAAGCACGAAAAGCGGATTGATGTCGACTTCCATGACGTCGTCACGCGTTGCCCATGCAAACTGCGACAGCGATGCAAGCACCCGAGCCGCGGCATCGACATCCAGCGGCGGCTTTCCGCGGGCGCCGTTCAGGATCGGACGGCACTGCAGTTCGTCCAGCATCTGGCGCGCGGTATCGATCCCGAACGGCGCCAGCCGGCACGACGTGTCCTTCAACAATTCGGCATAGATGCCGCCGGCGCCCACCACGACAACCGGACCAAACACCTCGTCGTTGACCACGCCAGCGATCAACTCGAAGCCGCCGCGGATCATCGGCGCGACCAGTACGCCGTCGATGCGCGCATCGGGCACGTGCTGGCGGGCATTGCCCAGCACTTCATCGATGGCCGCGGTCAGTGCCGCGCGGTCGGCAATGCCCACCTTGACGCCGCCCACCTCCGTCTTGTGCGGGATGTCCTGCGACACGATCTTCACGACCACCGGAAAGGACGCACTGTCGAGCTCGGCAGCGCGCGCGTCTTGAACAATGATGTCCTTCGTGACCGGCACGCCAGCAGCTTCGAGCAAGGCCTTGGATTGAGCCTCGGACAGCGCGCCCCCGGCACCCAAAATCGCCGCCAGCGACGGATCGATCACGACCGCCGCGTCGTCAAGGCGCGCACCGGTGTCGGCGGCAATCGACAGCTGGCGTTCACGATAGGTGGCCAGCACGGCCAAGGCACGTGCCGCGCGAGAGGGCGACGCAAATACCGGAATCCGGGCCTCATCAAGTATGCGCAGGGCGTCGCCGACTTCGCTCGCGGGCGCGGAGGAAAAGACAACGATGGGCTTGTCGGTATCGCGCGCCACCTTGCGAAACACTTCGGCCGCGGCCAGGCAGCCCGATTTCCCGGTCGTGGCCAGGTTGACGCAGATCGATGCGGCCTTGGGATCATCGAGCGCCGCGCGCAGCGCCAGTTCCAGCTTGTCCTGATTCGCCTTGGAAAAGTAACCGGCGGTCAGGTCAATGGGATTGTGGACCGCGCCAATGTTGGGCACCACCTCGGCCAGGCGTGCCTGGGTCTCGGGGCTGAGTTCGATCATGTCCATGCCGACCCGCTCGCCGGCATCGGCGAACACGATGGCCGACCCGCCCGACACTCCCATGACCACCACGCCGCGGCCCGCCGGATACTTGGCCGGCGCAAAGGCGCGCAGGTAATCCACGGCTTCGTGCAGTTCGGCGATTTCGACGATGCCGGTCTGTTTGAACATGGCCCGATAGAAATCGTAGCTGCCTGTCATGCTTGCCGTGTGCGACGCCGCCGCGCGCGCGCCTTGTTCGGTGACGCCGCCCTTCCACAGCAGCACCGGCTTGCCTGCGGCCAGCGCCCGGCGGCCCACGTCGAGCAGGGCCCGCCCGTCGCTCGTGCCTTCGATATACGCGACGATGCACTGCGTCTTGTCATCGTCGAGCAGCGCGTCGATCAGTTGGATCGTATCGATGTCGCTTTCGTTGCCCGTCGCAACCACATGGCGAAAACCGATGCCGGCTTCGGCGCACGCCAGGGCGATGCTGTAGCCAAAGCCCCCGCTCTGCGTCACAAGCGAGACGCTGCCGCGCTGAAGCTTGGGTTCACGCGTCATGCTGCCAAAGGCGGCATACACGCTGGCATGCACATTGACGAAGCCCAGGCAGTTGGGGCCGATCAGCCGGATATTGCCTTCCCGCGCGATCTCAAGCATGCGACGCTCGCGCTCGATGCCTTCAGGTCCGCTCTCCCGAAAGCCGCCACTCAGGATCACCGCGAAGGGCACCTTCTTGGCTGCGCAGTCTTCCAGCACCGCAAGCACGCCCTTGGCCGGCACCCCGATCACGACTACGTCGATCGACTCGGGGATCGCCGCGACCGAAGGAAAACACGGCAAGCCTTCGAACGCCGGGTACTTGGGATTCACCGGGTAAAGCTTGCCCGAAAATCCATTGGCCAGAAGCGCGCGGACTGCCTGGGAGCCGGGCCGGGCCGCGTCGTCGGACACACCGACGACGGCAATCGAGCGGGGCTCGAACAATTGGCTGAAAGTGTTCATACCGGAATATCTCCTTGCCATGCTCGAATTTTTTCGGAACCGGTTCCATTCTATGAACCCAGCTATGCGTGCATGAATTGGTGGTGGTGGTGCAGTGAAAGGAAAAAAAGCGTACGAAAGGCCGTGCGCGGGCGTCAGCGCAGGATCAGATCTCGATCATTTCAAAGTCGGCCTTGGTGGCCGAGCATTCCGGGCAGATCCAGCTGTCGGGCACGTCTTCCCAACGGGTGCCGGCCGGGATGCCCTCGTCGGGAATGCCCATCGCCTCTTCATACAGGAAGCCGCACAAAATGCATTGCCATATCTTGGACGGCGCTTCGTTGGTTGTCATGGTGTTGCCTTTTGATGTGTGCCGCCTGTCGCGTCGCGCAGCAAGCTGCCCGAAGCCGCGATGTCGCCAAGCAGCCGGCTCGGTGTCCAGCGCGAACCGTAGCGCTGCGCCCATTCGGTGATCTGCGCGTGGACGTCCTTGGCGCCGACCGTGTCGGCCCAGAACATGAGCCCACCACGATGGCGCGGAAAGCCAAAACCGTACAGCCACATGACATCGATGTCGCTGGCGCGATAAGCCTTGCCGTCTTCAAGAATCTTGCAAGCTTCATTGACCGATGCAAGCAGCACGCGGTGCAGGATTTCAGTGTCGGTAAATTCTCGTTGGGCCGTGCCCAGTTCACGTGCAACGGCACCGATCACACCCAGCACGGCGGCGTCCGGATGCGGCGTCCGATCGCCCGGCTCATAGCGATACCACCCTGCCCCGGTCTTCTGGCCCAATCGGCCCATCTCGACCAGCCGATCGGGCACATGCAGCTTCCGGTAATCGGGATTGGCCTCAGCGCGGCGCTTTCGGCCTTCGTAACTCACGTCCAGCCCCGACAGGTCATTCACCGCAAAGGGCCCCATGGGATAACCGAAGTCTGTCATGACGCGATCGATCTGCTGCGGCGTCGCGCCTTCTTCCAGCATGATCATCATTTCGCTCATCATGGGCGCGCGGCTGCGGTTGGCCACGAATCCGTCGCATGATCCGGCAACGGCGCAAACCTTGCCCATGGCTCGGCCCATCTTCATGGTGCGCAGCAAGGTGTCGGGCGCCGTGCCATTGCCGCGCACCACCTCGCACAGCTTCATGACGTTGGCGGGCGCAAAGAAATGGGCGCCGGCCACGTCCTGGGGGCGGCGGGTTGCGCTGGCGATCTCATCGATATCCAGTGCCGACGAATTGGTCAGCAGCAGCGCACCCGGCTTCATCACCGCGTCGAGCTTGCTGAACACATCGTGCTTGACGTCCATCCGTTCGAATACCGCCTCGACCACTGCATCGCAGTCGGCAATGTCTTCATAGCGCTGCACGAAGCCGATGCGGTCCAGGCAGGCGTCCATCGCCTGCTGCGTCAGGCTTCCACGCTTCACGCGGGTGGCATAGGTATCGCGAACGCGCGCCTTGCCACGCTCCAGTGCGTCGGGCGAAATCTCGAGCAGCTTGACCGGAATACCGGCGTCGGCGTATGCGATCGCGATGCCGCTGCCCATGGTGCCCGCGCCGATCACCGCCGCGCTGGCAACGGGTGCCAGGTCGGCCGACGCCTGCACGCCTGGAATCTTGGCCGCTTCACGTTCAGCAAAAAAGGCGTAACGCAGCCCCTTGGCTTCGGCGCCCTGTTCGAGTTCGGAAAATGCCTGCTGTTCGAACGCGAGCCCGTCATCGAACGAATGACGGACGGCAGCTTCGATGCAATCGACCGCCTTGAACGGCGCTTTCAAGTGGCGGGACTTGCGGGTCAGCGCCTTGCGTCTGGCCTCGAACACGGCCGGGGCGGTATCGGCCTCATTCCAGTTCTGGCGATCCCGTGCGCGGGGCAAGGGCCGTGCACTGGCGATGGAACGGGCATGGCGGATCGCGGCGCCCCGCAAATCCGGTTCGTCGACGATCGCATCGAGGAGCCCGAGCTTCAGGGCTTCGGCCGCGCCCATGTGGCGACCCGAGACCACCATATCCAGGGCCGCCTCGGGACCGATCAGCCGGGTCAGGCG
This window encodes:
- a CDS encoding rubredoxin, which codes for MTTNEAPSKIWQCILCGFLYEEAMGIPDEGIPAGTRWEDVPDSWICPECSATKADFEMIEI
- a CDS encoding 3-hydroxyacyl-CoA dehydrogenase NAD-binding domain-containing protein; this encodes MNETTIVHYDVVDTIGVITIDNPPVNALGPGVREGIIDALEQGNADDGVQAFVLIGAGRNFIAGADIRQFGKTRPIGSVVSAAALDASSKPVVAAIHGYALGGGLEHALACHYRLAAPGAKVGLPEVTLGIVPGGGGTQRLTRLIGPEAALDMVVSGRHMGAAEALKLGLLDAIVDEPDLRGAAIRHARSIASARPLPRARDRQNWNEADTAPAVFEARRKALTRKSRHLKAPFKAVDCIEAAVRHSFDDGLAFEQQAFSELEQGAEAKGLRYAFFAEREAAKIPGVQASADLAPVASAAVIGAGTMGSGIAIAYADAGIPVKLLEISPDALERGKARVRDTYATRVKRGSLTQQAMDACLDRIGFVQRYEDIADCDAVVEAVFERMDVKHDVFSKLDAVMKPGALLLTNSSALDIDEIASATRRPQDVAGAHFFAPANVMKLCEVVRGNGTAPDTLLRTMKMGRAMGKVCAVAGSCDGFVANRSRAPMMSEMMIMLEEGATPQQIDRVMTDFGYPMGPFAVNDLSGLDVSYEGRKRRAEANPDYRKLHVPDRLVEMGRLGQKTGAGWYRYEPGDRTPHPDAAVLGVIGAVARELGTAQREFTDTEILHRVLLASVNEACKILEDGKAYRASDIDVMWLYGFGFPRHRGGLMFWADTVGAKDVHAQITEWAQRYGSRWTPSRLLGDIAASGSLLRDATGGTHQKATP
- a CDS encoding acetate--CoA ligase family protein is translated as MNTFSQLFEPRSIAVVGVSDDAARPGSQAVRALLANGFSGKLYPVNPKYPAFEGLPCFPSVAAIPESIDVVVIGVPAKGVLAVLEDCAAKKVPFAVILSGGFRESGPEGIERERRMLEIAREGNIRLIGPNCLGFVNVHASVYAAFGSMTREPKLQRGSVSLVTQSGGFGYSIALACAEAGIGFRHVVATGNESDIDTIQLIDALLDDDKTQCIVAYIEGTSDGRALLDVGRRALAAGKPVLLWKGGVTEQGARAAASHTASMTGSYDFYRAMFKQTGIVEIAELHEAVDYLRAFAPAKYPAGRGVVVMGVSGGSAIVFADAGERVGMDMIELSPETQARLAEVVPNIGAVHNPIDLTAGYFSKANQDKLELALRAALDDPKAASICVNLATTGKSGCLAAAEVFRKVARDTDKPIVVFSSAPASEVGDALRILDEARIPVFASPSRAARALAVLATYRERQLSIAADTGARLDDAAVVIDPSLAAILGAGGALSEAQSKALLEAAGVPVTKDIIVQDARAAELDSASFPVVVKIVSQDIPHKTEVGGVKVGIADRAALTAAIDEVLGNARQHVPDARIDGVLVAPMIRGGFELIAGVVNDEVFGPVVVVGAGGIYAELLKDTSCRLAPFGIDTARQMLDELQCRPILNGARGKPPLDVDAAARVLASLSQFAWATRDDVMEVDINPLFVLEHGVMAADALVVPFGAQLAH
- a CDS encoding CDP-6-deoxy-delta-3,4-glucoseen reductase — its product is MTKVVESQANALQPHDPSATHAVTCQPIGRVIDVRENETILGAALRAGMALPHSCRNGVCGTCKAKIVAGDIDQGPALTGLPEHDREQGFALLCQARPKSAVTVECQVIAAVEGIPVRKMVARVRELDLLAPDVMRIRLNLAANQTLRFLPGQYIDIIMNPAVRRSLSLASAPHDADWLELHLRNYGGPFSTHVFTKMRANDLVRFEGPMGTFFVREGSDKPIIFVGSGTGFAPIKAMIEHAVQQGVKRPMTLYWGGRRPADLYHDALVKSWVAAGVLTYVPVISQALPDDDWQGRTGFVHRAVMEDFPDMSGVQVYACGAPVVVDSARREFVAGCGLPADEFYADAFLPGGVPAA